One genomic region from Streptomyces sp. Li-HN-5-11 encodes:
- a CDS encoding Tat pathway signal sequence domain protein — protein sequence MRRHTASAVAATAALTALALLSATAASADGAVLTYGSAGGNAVSVGDVLTSSLASGTKATLTTSSNGTSGITCTGSTLSATVTDNPATPGTATESATSQTFSGCTSNVFGVFGVQSITVNNLPYTTSAGSDGTVSVTPAAGNAIQTTVVLSTLLGSVTCVYQAPSLSAVSSNSAGSLAFTNQAFTKVSGSGLCTANGYFTATYAPVVDSSVSGAPAVYTN from the coding sequence ATGCGCAGACACACCGCCTCCGCTGTAGCCGCCACGGCCGCCCTGACGGCCCTGGCCCTCCTCTCCGCCACCGCCGCCTCCGCGGACGGCGCCGTGCTCACCTACGGCAGCGCCGGCGGCAACGCCGTCTCCGTCGGCGACGTACTCACCTCCTCGCTGGCCAGCGGCACCAAGGCCACCCTCACCACCAGCAGCAACGGCACCTCAGGCATCACCTGCACCGGCTCGACACTATCCGCCACGGTGACGGACAACCCCGCCACCCCGGGCACCGCCACCGAGTCCGCGACCTCCCAGACCTTCAGCGGATGCACCAGCAATGTCTTCGGCGTCTTCGGGGTGCAGAGCATCACCGTCAACAACCTGCCGTACACCACCTCCGCCGGCTCCGACGGCACCGTCTCCGTGACCCCTGCCGCCGGCAACGCGATCCAGACCACGGTGGTGCTCTCCACCCTGCTGGGCTCCGTCACCTGCGTCTACCAGGCACCCAGCCTCTCCGCGGTGAGCTCCAACAGCGCAGGCAGCCTGGCCTTCACCAACCAGGCGTTCACCAAGGTCTCCGGATCGGGCCTGTGCACGGCGAACGGCTACTTCACGGCCACCTACGCCCCCGTGGTCGACAGCAGCGTCAGTGGCGCGCCGGCCGTCTACACCAACTGA
- a CDS encoding helix-turn-helix domain-containing protein, with protein sequence MAASPSTQPPLVLPGTRTGRDPERSLRRGPRRISAEAVAANQRDRLLDGFVRTVAQVGYARTRVSDICKAAGVTRPVFYELFEGKEDAFLAAHHYGTSLVFGAMEEAHAHASDWPSRVRAGLGALLGILAEAPAFAAMAIVEIDAVGPAGREAREELLARFRDFFTDLPEIELPIRTEELVDTVVGGVYSAIYRRIAADRTAELPDLLPGLAFSVLAPFLGPERATACLTDPAPPANPLPACLTPET encoded by the coding sequence ATGGCAGCAAGCCCTTCGACGCAGCCTCCGTTGGTGCTGCCCGGTACCCGCACGGGACGCGACCCGGAACGCTCCCTGCGACGAGGACCGCGCCGCATCTCAGCGGAGGCGGTCGCCGCCAACCAGCGCGACCGACTGCTCGACGGCTTCGTCCGCACCGTCGCCCAGGTCGGCTACGCCCGCACCCGGGTCAGCGACATCTGCAAAGCGGCGGGCGTGACCAGGCCGGTCTTCTACGAGCTCTTCGAGGGCAAGGAGGACGCCTTCCTCGCCGCCCACCACTACGGCACGAGCCTGGTCTTCGGCGCGATGGAGGAGGCCCACGCCCACGCCTCCGACTGGCCGAGCCGGGTGCGCGCCGGGCTCGGCGCGCTGCTCGGCATCCTCGCCGAGGCGCCCGCGTTCGCGGCCATGGCCATCGTGGAGATCGACGCGGTCGGCCCCGCCGGGCGGGAGGCACGCGAGGAGCTGCTGGCCCGCTTCCGGGACTTCTTCACCGACTTGCCCGAAATCGAACTTCCCATCCGAACCGAGGAGTTGGTCGACACGGTGGTCGGCGGAGTCTACTCCGCGATCTACCGGCGGATCGCCGCCGACCGAACCGCCGAGCTTCCCGACCTGCTGCCCGGTCTGGCCTTCTCCGTGCTGGCCCCCTTCCTCGGCCCAGAACGCGCCACCGCCTGCCTCACCGACCCGGCGCCTCCGGCCAATCCCCTCCCGGCCTGTCTGACCCCGGAAACCTGA
- a CDS encoding snapalysin family zinc-dependent metalloprotease yields the protein MIKRVAALAACFPAMLSTTVGVASAHSAPHATPAVVTLTYDASDAGQWAGPIKRAVQNWNAAVHNVRLEPASTPGSADYVYEATSGWPQTTLGPIFPGGNGDVQLGRQAVDEGYDATRIAAHETGHILGLPDHYSGPCSELMSGHGPGTACTNAKPDAAEAARVDRNYADGTPAVRPHHHQVVIDIWSGRVLTGSR from the coding sequence ATGATCAAGCGAGTAGCCGCCCTGGCGGCATGTTTCCCGGCCATGCTGAGCACTACGGTCGGCGTCGCTTCGGCGCACTCCGCGCCGCACGCGACCCCGGCTGTGGTCACTCTGACCTATGACGCCAGCGATGCGGGTCAGTGGGCGGGCCCGATCAAGCGGGCCGTGCAGAACTGGAACGCCGCGGTGCACAACGTGCGTCTGGAGCCGGCGAGCACCCCCGGCTCGGCCGACTACGTCTACGAGGCGACCAGCGGCTGGCCGCAGACCACGTTGGGGCCGATCTTCCCGGGCGGCAACGGTGACGTGCAGTTGGGCCGGCAAGCGGTGGACGAGGGATACGACGCGACTCGGATCGCGGCGCACGAAACCGGGCACATCCTCGGGCTGCCCGACCACTACAGCGGCCCGTGCTCGGAGCTCATGTCCGGCCACGGCCCTGGCACGGCCTGCACGAACGCCAAGCCGGACGCGGCCGAGGCGGCGCGGGTCGACAGGAACTACGCCGACGGCACGCCGGCGGTGCGCCCGCATCACCACCAGGTGGTGATCGACATCTGGTCCGGCCGGGTTCTCACCGGCTCGCGCTGA
- a CDS encoding cellulose binding domain-containing protein, producing the protein MRLTEGRRTYRRRAAALTLGFALAGAAALGGVAVTTAAAASAAQAAGSVAASAATVTVNGTAGLGTFPSEGVGLNTAVYDTYMNDTPIPGLLKAAGIGALRYPGGSYSDIYNWQTQTAVAGGYVAPNTSFSQFAATAHAANAQSIVTVNYGTGTTSLTSAWVQAAASSDANVKYWEIGNEIYGNGTYGANWETDSHCRTTLNGSAVTVGNEPSQTYNCGPTEYAQNLLGYISAIKAVSSSAHVCAVLTTPGFWPDNVTNAEYPQSWNQTVLTALKSRTDCVIVHYYPSQSTDSAASMLSRPSDIPGIVSALRSEIQQYAGVNPAGVPILVSETNSQVDSDTQPGALFAADMYMSWLENGVSNVDWWDEHNGPTTPSTVGGAQDYGDYGMFANGANSSGATEPAVDTPFSPYYAVEMLSRLGGAGDTMVTSSSSSSLLKTHAVRHGGNLDILIDNEDPSNPYTVNLAYNNFTPTGGPTVYTLANNANKITSTTQASTSAVTVAPYSLTVLQVPGSGGTGTTAPGAPGQPTVSNLSSTTSGPNTGTGTLNWPAATAGTYPVAGYQLYQLGSGGSSTLVGSPTGTTWPLSGLTIGASYTYDVVAVDTHGNPSLPSAPLTFTVPPPSDSSCAVHYATTSSWSGGFGASITLTNRAGTPVDGWKLTFTFPAAGEAVQSGWNGTWTQSGQAVTVTNADWNGTIPAGGGSVSLGFNGVDTGLAPAPAPTSFSINGTICANN; encoded by the coding sequence GTGCGCCTCACTGAAGGCAGGAGAACGTACCGGCGACGAGCGGCGGCCCTCACGCTGGGCTTCGCGCTGGCCGGTGCCGCGGCGCTCGGAGGCGTCGCCGTGACTACCGCAGCGGCGGCAAGCGCCGCTCAGGCTGCCGGAAGCGTGGCCGCCTCGGCAGCCACGGTGACCGTGAACGGCACCGCCGGGCTCGGCACTTTCCCCTCGGAAGGCGTCGGGCTGAACACCGCCGTCTACGACACCTACATGAACGACACTCCCATCCCCGGCCTGCTCAAGGCCGCGGGGATCGGCGCGCTGCGCTACCCGGGCGGCTCGTACTCGGACATCTACAACTGGCAGACGCAGACCGCCGTGGCCGGCGGCTACGTCGCGCCCAACACATCCTTCAGCCAGTTCGCCGCCACCGCGCACGCCGCGAACGCCCAGTCGATCGTCACGGTCAACTACGGCACCGGCACTACCTCGTTGACCTCCGCGTGGGTGCAGGCAGCCGCGAGCAGCGACGCCAACGTGAAGTACTGGGAGATCGGCAACGAGATCTACGGCAACGGCACCTACGGCGCGAACTGGGAAACCGACAGCCACTGCAGGACCACACTGAACGGCAGCGCGGTCACCGTCGGCAACGAGCCGTCGCAGACGTACAACTGCGGCCCGACCGAGTACGCCCAGAACCTCCTCGGCTACATCTCGGCGATCAAGGCGGTCAGTTCGAGCGCCCACGTCTGCGCGGTGCTCACCACGCCGGGCTTCTGGCCGGACAACGTGACGAACGCGGAATACCCGCAGTCCTGGAACCAGACCGTGCTCACGGCGCTGAAGTCCAGGACGGACTGCGTCATCGTGCACTACTACCCGTCCCAGAGCACAGATTCCGCGGCGAGCATGCTGAGCAGGCCGAGCGACATCCCCGGCATCGTCTCGGCCCTGCGCTCCGAGATCCAGCAGTACGCGGGCGTGAACCCGGCCGGCGTGCCGATCCTGGTCAGCGAGACAAACTCCCAGGTGGATTCGGACACCCAGCCCGGCGCACTCTTCGCCGCGGACATGTACATGTCCTGGCTGGAGAACGGCGTCAGCAACGTCGACTGGTGGGACGAGCACAACGGACCCACCACGCCGAGCACCGTGGGCGGCGCCCAGGACTACGGCGACTACGGCATGTTCGCCAACGGCGCCAACAGCAGCGGAGCCACCGAACCGGCCGTCGACACCCCGTTCTCCCCCTACTACGCCGTGGAGATGCTCTCCAGGCTCGGCGGAGCGGGCGACACGATGGTCACCTCCTCCTCCAGCAGCTCGCTGCTGAAGACGCACGCGGTACGCCACGGCGGCAACCTCGACATACTGATCGACAACGAGGACCCGTCGAACCCGTACACCGTCAACCTCGCCTACAACAATTTCACCCCGACCGGCGGACCGACCGTCTACACCCTCGCCAACAACGCCAATAAGATCACCAGCACCACGCAGGCCTCGACCTCGGCCGTCACCGTCGCCCCGTACAGCCTGACCGTCCTTCAGGTGCCAGGCAGCGGCGGCACGGGGACCACCGCCCCCGGCGCGCCCGGGCAGCCAACCGTGTCGAACCTGTCGTCGACCACCTCAGGCCCGAACACCGGGACGGGGACGCTGAACTGGCCTGCGGCGACGGCCGGCACCTACCCCGTCGCCGGCTACCAGCTCTACCAGCTCGGCAGCGGCGGAAGCAGCACGCTGGTGGGCAGCCCGACCGGCACCACGTGGCCGCTCAGCGGCCTGACCATCGGTGCGAGCTACACCTACGATGTGGTGGCGGTCGACACCCACGGCAACCCGTCACTGCCGTCGGCGCCGCTCACCTTCACCGTGCCACCACCGTCCGACAGCAGCTGCGCCGTCCACTACGCCACAACCAGCAGTTGGTCGGGCGGATTCGGCGCGAGCATCACGCTGACCAACAGAGCCGGAACCCCGGTCGACGGCTGGAAGCTCACCTTCACCTTCCCCGCCGCAGGTGAGGCGGTGCAATCCGGTTGGAACGGCACCTGGACCCAAAGCGGACAGGCCGTCACCGTCACCAACGCCGATTGGAACGGCACCATCCCGGCGGGCGGCGGATCGGTCAGCCTCGGCTTCAACGGCGTCGACACCGGCCTGGCACCGGCACCGGCACCGACCAGCTTCTCCATCAACGGCACCATCTGTGCGAACAACTGA
- a CDS encoding autotransporter, translating into MKRSWHLVLASALVAGAAVTPVVAVGSAVAADGDITSAVLANRDVVLTGDAVVRVPQGTHTYTGVISGEGALRVSGTGTLVLAKDSTFTLPHSRQHQRVQIPGGNHPYVVVGSPDEPAVTVDAGATLQYGTGGTTGLIGSFPYNTPGYQQNQDNIRVDGTLRLSLTRLFNLGVISGSGLVTQPRNMWGTLQICGTNPFSGIFDNGTGVNFASTTCVADLPNARSVVNRGSWIIDTPLNHTVVQRQNFYSHEYGNDVNVHSRPGSKVILTGVYSWSDSGDGAAPSLSDPGLNWRPVAHKLNKRGTNIEGADVQWGDGTTHRIFMPGTAQTVYINLHARRQRSRLTFDYNGPVTLGAPIGGGMYHDTLSAPGAGDIVIAGTSGNDVTFAAAQYYDGSTTIDRSATLHLGSGTAGGDGSLHTDGALDKVIDNGSLVLRNTRTPISLPAVTGAGSVTQSGAAATTVTSAAYTGATTVAKGSLIVSGTSLRTSDAVALTGPSAVLDLSKARDTTLRRLQVVKGAKILLSRNSPALTVGSTTARVSGTGLAIGGARFSVSRAGAHTVLTALTSTTAARPSSPATGPAPSPARTGRSATPLGASTATMADTGSNSGALWTVTGLAGVVLAGAAGFVVVRSRSRQRTAPRHSR; encoded by the coding sequence ATGAAGCGATCTTGGCACCTTGTCCTGGCGTCGGCTCTCGTCGCAGGAGCCGCCGTCACACCGGTGGTTGCGGTGGGCAGCGCAGTCGCCGCAGACGGCGACATCACCTCGGCCGTCCTGGCGAACCGTGATGTCGTCCTGACCGGCGACGCGGTCGTGCGCGTCCCGCAGGGAACGCACACGTACACCGGCGTGATCAGCGGTGAAGGAGCCCTTCGCGTGTCCGGCACCGGCACGCTGGTCCTCGCCAAGGACAGCACCTTCACCCTGCCGCACTCCCGGCAGCACCAGAGGGTCCAGATCCCGGGCGGCAACCACCCGTACGTCGTGGTCGGCAGTCCGGACGAGCCCGCGGTCACCGTGGACGCCGGGGCAACGCTCCAGTACGGCACCGGCGGTACGACCGGCCTGATCGGGTCCTTCCCGTACAACACGCCCGGTTACCAGCAGAACCAGGACAACATCCGGGTGGACGGCACACTGCGCCTGTCGCTGACCCGGCTGTTCAACCTGGGCGTCATCAGCGGCTCCGGCCTGGTCACCCAGCCCCGGAACATGTGGGGGACACTCCAGATCTGCGGCACCAACCCGTTCTCCGGCATCTTCGACAACGGCACGGGCGTCAACTTCGCGAGCACCACCTGTGTCGCCGACCTGCCCAACGCCCGCTCCGTCGTCAACCGCGGTTCATGGATCATCGACACTCCGCTCAACCACACTGTCGTACAACGGCAGAACTTCTACAGCCACGAGTACGGCAACGACGTCAACGTGCACTCCCGCCCGGGCAGCAAGGTGATCCTCACCGGCGTCTACAGCTGGAGTGACAGCGGCGACGGGGCGGCGCCCTCGTTGAGCGACCCCGGACTGAACTGGCGACCCGTGGCCCACAAACTCAACAAACGCGGCACCAACATCGAGGGCGCAGACGTCCAGTGGGGCGACGGGACCACACACCGCATCTTCATGCCCGGCACGGCGCAGACGGTCTACATCAACCTGCACGCCAGACGGCAGCGCTCCCGGCTCACCTTCGACTACAACGGACCGGTAACCCTGGGCGCGCCCATCGGCGGCGGCATGTACCACGACACCCTCAGCGCTCCCGGCGCCGGGGACATCGTCATCGCCGGCACCAGCGGCAATGACGTGACCTTCGCAGCAGCGCAGTACTACGACGGATCCACCACCATCGACAGGAGTGCGACCCTCCATCTCGGCTCCGGTACCGCGGGCGGCGACGGAAGCCTCCACACCGACGGAGCCCTCGACAAGGTGATCGACAACGGTTCACTCGTGCTCCGCAACACCAGGACACCCATCTCCCTCCCGGCGGTGACCGGTGCCGGATCGGTGACGCAGAGCGGAGCCGCGGCCACCACCGTCACCAGCGCCGCCTACACCGGCGCCACCACCGTGGCCAAAGGCAGCCTGATCGTCTCCGGGACCTCTTTGCGGACATCTGACGCGGTCGCTCTGACCGGTCCCTCCGCCGTCCTGGACCTCAGCAAGGCACGCGACACGACGCTGCGCAGGCTACAGGTCGTCAAAGGCGCGAAGATCCTTCTTTCCCGGAACTCCCCCGCGCTGACCGTCGGTTCGACGACCGCGCGAGTCTCCGGTACCGGTCTCGCCATCGGCGGGGCGCGCTTCTCCGTCAGCCGGGCCGGCGCCCACACCGTGCTCACCGCTCTCACGTCCACCACGGCCGCACGCCCGTCCTCCCCCGCGACAGGACCGGCACCATCCCCCGCCCGAACCGGCCGATCGGCCACGCCCCTGGGCGCCTCCACCGCCACCATGGCGGACACCGGCAGCAACTCCGGTGCTCTGTGGACCGTCACAGGACTGGCGGGCGTCGTTCTCGCCGGCGCCGCGGGCTTCGTCGTCGTACGCAGCCGCTCGCGTCAGCGTACGGCCCCGCGTCACTCCCGCTGA
- a CDS encoding sigma-70 family RNA polymerase sigma factor, translating to MPRHAAPAADVVAAARAGERGALEELSSRTLPLVYSVAARAHPYRDDVDDIVQETMMRILRGIGGLERPEAFRSWVITITVNEVRDHIRRRGRRETTGAAFDAAEHRPDPAADFAEGVILNLRLSGQREESVRAARWLDEDDRELLSLWWLETAGELARAELASTLDLTGHQAAVRVQRMKERLHTSRVIVRALAARPACEELTRLTLDWNGAPGGLWRKRLGRHVRQCPRCVRHEEGMLAPEGLLAPLALLPVPAVLLAWRPWLSAGTHAAAADHAGIAATSGGGGSATAGTAGTAGTAGTSLTAKAVVAASALLAVGGALVYVAPWSSPFARPAITPTASSPAPTPSPTSSASPSRSAPVLGSAVSRPSPRFLPRYGSVVDTVDSAPPSDRPPAALPHRQQTTVTMTGLKRHLDGYQLVHRGDTVVLRGKGYFTVHWDVMYGLRSGLLTMPSWTGLRGRLFHVASGGGHRMDDRQPGATADGTWMGNRQQGLIILPPGAQQMWQNEYYYLDGSVTLHLNETQADYNLDVLPSSWQETADDIATPPAPRSADRERYGLVRDTGRDDAPVPQYTTRSTPTDPATVPQHSVVS from the coding sequence ATGCCAAGGCATGCCGCGCCCGCGGCCGACGTGGTCGCCGCGGCTCGGGCCGGCGAACGCGGCGCCCTGGAAGAGCTCAGCTCCCGGACGCTTCCGCTGGTCTACAGCGTCGCAGCGCGTGCGCACCCGTACCGCGACGACGTCGACGACATCGTCCAGGAGACGATGATGCGCATCCTGCGCGGCATCGGGGGACTGGAGCGCCCGGAAGCGTTCCGATCCTGGGTGATCACCATCACCGTGAACGAGGTCCGCGACCACATCCGCAGGCGCGGCAGAAGGGAGACGACAGGAGCGGCGTTCGACGCGGCTGAGCACCGGCCCGACCCGGCCGCCGACTTCGCCGAGGGGGTCATCCTCAACCTGCGGCTGTCCGGGCAGCGCGAGGAGTCCGTGCGCGCGGCCCGTTGGCTCGACGAGGACGACCGGGAGCTGCTGTCACTGTGGTGGCTGGAAACGGCCGGCGAGCTCGCCCGGGCCGAGCTCGCATCCACTCTGGACTTGACCGGCCATCAAGCGGCTGTACGGGTGCAACGCATGAAGGAGCGCCTGCACACCTCCCGCGTCATAGTCCGAGCCCTCGCGGCCAGGCCCGCATGCGAGGAACTCACCCGGCTGACCCTGGACTGGAACGGGGCCCCCGGTGGCCTGTGGCGCAAGCGCCTCGGCCGCCATGTGCGGCAGTGCCCGAGGTGCGTGCGCCACGAGGAAGGCATGCTGGCCCCGGAAGGACTGCTGGCGCCCCTGGCCCTCCTGCCCGTGCCGGCGGTTCTGCTGGCCTGGCGCCCGTGGCTGTCCGCGGGAACGCACGCCGCGGCGGCCGACCATGCCGGCATCGCGGCCACTTCAGGCGGCGGGGGTTCCGCGACAGCAGGGACCGCAGGGACCGCAGGGACCGCAGGGACGAGCCTCACCGCGAAGGCCGTGGTGGCGGCGAGTGCGCTGCTCGCCGTGGGCGGCGCGCTCGTGTACGTGGCCCCATGGTCCAGCCCGTTCGCGCGGCCGGCCATCACCCCGACGGCTTCCAGCCCGGCACCCACGCCCTCGCCCACCTCATCGGCATCACCGTCGCGGTCGGCACCGGTACTGGGCTCGGCCGTCTCGCGTCCCTCGCCCCGGTTCCTGCCGCGGTACGGGTCCGTGGTCGACACCGTGGACAGCGCGCCGCCATCGGACCGGCCTCCCGCAGCATTGCCCCACCGCCAGCAGACCACGGTGACGATGACGGGGCTCAAGAGGCACCTGGACGGCTACCAGCTCGTCCACCGCGGGGACACCGTGGTACTGCGCGGGAAGGGATACTTCACCGTCCACTGGGACGTGATGTACGGGCTGCGCTCCGGACTGCTGACCATGCCCTCGTGGACCGGGCTGCGAGGAAGGCTGTTCCACGTGGCTTCAGGCGGCGGCCACCGGATGGACGACCGCCAGCCGGGCGCGACCGCCGACGGCACCTGGATGGGCAACAGGCAGCAGGGACTGATCATCCTGCCGCCGGGAGCCCAGCAGATGTGGCAGAACGAGTACTACTACCTCGACGGCAGCGTCACACTCCACCTCAACGAAACCCAGGCCGACTACAACCTCGACGTCCTGCCCTCCTCCTGGCAGGAGACAGCCGACGACATCGCCACTCCCCCGGCCCCGCGCTCAGCCGACCGCGAGCGGTACGGACTCGTGCGCGACACCGGCCGCGACGACGCGCCCGTACCGCAGTACACCACCCGCTCCACGCCGACCGACCCGGCCACCGTGCCCCAGCACTCCGTCGTGTCCTGA
- a CDS encoding MBL fold metallo-hydrolase: MNTQPATDPTATPSWTVGDVTVHRIDETLLPPATGGWLLPDATPDLVTAQDWLHPHFADDQGTLHIASHSFAFTLDGLRILVDTGIGNGKERANPAWHNLNTDYLRRLTAAGFPPDSVDLVILTHLHADHVGWNTREVNGEWVPTFPHARYLTSRTEREFWAGYDMDEARRQMFRDSVLPLEQAGLLDLVDLPPDGALIAPGLRLLPTPGHTPGHLAVELTSQGETALITGDSIHHPVQLTHPTIGACVDIDPEQSETSRRTLLDSLADTNTLVLGTHFAPPTAGRVITHQDTYRLLPVPATERPPREEHS; this comes from the coding sequence ATGAACACTCAACCGGCCACCGACCCGACCGCCACCCCCTCCTGGACCGTAGGTGACGTCACCGTCCACCGCATCGACGAAACCCTCCTGCCGCCCGCCACCGGAGGGTGGCTGCTACCCGACGCCACCCCGGACCTCGTCACCGCACAGGACTGGCTGCACCCCCACTTCGCCGACGACCAGGGCACCCTGCACATCGCCAGCCACAGCTTCGCGTTCACCCTCGACGGCCTGCGCATCCTGGTCGACACCGGTATCGGCAACGGCAAGGAACGGGCCAACCCCGCCTGGCACAACCTGAATACCGACTACCTACGGCGCCTGACCGCAGCCGGATTCCCCCCGGACTCAGTCGACCTGGTGATCCTCACCCACCTGCACGCCGACCACGTCGGCTGGAACACCCGCGAGGTGAACGGTGAGTGGGTTCCCACCTTCCCCCACGCCCGCTACCTGACCTCCCGCACCGAGCGGGAATTCTGGGCCGGGTACGACATGGACGAGGCACGCAGGCAGATGTTCCGCGACTCCGTCCTCCCTCTCGAACAGGCCGGCCTGCTCGACCTCGTCGACCTCCCGCCCGACGGTGCGCTGATCGCGCCCGGCCTGCGACTGCTGCCCACCCCCGGCCACACCCCCGGCCACCTCGCCGTCGAGCTCACCAGCCAGGGCGAAACCGCGCTGATCACCGGCGACTCCATCCACCACCCCGTCCAGCTCACCCACCCCACCATCGGCGCCTGCGTCGACATCGACCCCGAACAGTCCGAGACCTCGCGCCGCACCCTGCTCGACTCGCTCGCCGACACGAACACCCTCGTCCTGGGCACCCACTTCGCACCGCCCACCGCCGGCCGCGTGATCACACACCAGGACACCTACCGCCTCCTGCCCGTCCCCGCGACCGAACGCCCACCCCGGGAGGAGCACTCATGA
- a CDS encoding transketolase: MTATESVSTIGLDAVAELAAQLRVDSVGCSTSAGSGHPTSSMSASDLLAVLVTRHLRHDWDSPGIPVNDHLIFSKGHAPPLLYSVYKAAGVVSEAELLHGYRRFGQRLQGHSTPVLPWVDVATASLGQGLPDDVGAALAGKYLDRLPYRVWVLCGDSELAEGSIWEALDKASYYKLSNLTAIIDINRLGQRGETDLGWNVAAYERRCEAFGAHVITIDGHSLNEIDAAFSAAQDAADPGQPTVILAKTIKGRGFSEIENKDGWHGKALPPDMGKRAIADLGGVRHQVVRGPLPEAAAPGPVPAKPGTAARPSAPPPAPPVYEVGQSVATRKAYGDALAALGARDDRVVALDSEVSNSTHADEFAHAFPDRYFEMFIAEQQMIASATGLAVRGYKAFASTFAAFFTRAYDFIRMGAISGVSLRLAGSHAGVEIGPDGPSQMALEDLAMMRAVHGSTVLYPSDGTSTAALVAEMADTPGISYLRTTRGGYPVLYPAGEKFPAGGPKVLRSSGTDQVTLIGAGVTLHGCLHAASMLAADGIAARVIDLYFVKPVDTRTLVAAAEATTGRIVVAEDHHPEGGLGPAVADTLLAAGQQNLRLTHLAVRDMPGSGSERTARLGRHRRGRHRGDSPQAAGQLTDSPRPGHGRHPVRARAPDQRLIP, from the coding sequence ATGACTGCGACAGAATCTGTATCCACGATCGGCCTGGATGCGGTCGCCGAACTCGCTGCGCAGCTGCGCGTGGACTCGGTCGGCTGCTCGACGAGCGCCGGGTCGGGCCACCCGACTTCGAGCATGTCGGCCTCCGACCTGCTGGCCGTACTTGTCACGCGGCACCTGCGCCACGACTGGGACTCGCCGGGAATCCCCGTCAACGACCACCTGATCTTCTCGAAGGGGCACGCCCCGCCGCTGCTGTACTCGGTGTACAAGGCCGCCGGCGTCGTGTCGGAAGCCGAGCTGCTCCATGGTTACCGCCGCTTCGGTCAGCGGCTGCAGGGCCATTCGACGCCCGTCCTTCCGTGGGTCGACGTCGCGACCGCCTCGCTCGGCCAGGGCCTGCCCGACGACGTCGGCGCGGCGCTGGCCGGCAAGTACCTGGACCGGCTGCCCTACCGGGTGTGGGTGCTGTGCGGAGACAGCGAGCTGGCCGAGGGGTCGATCTGGGAGGCGCTCGACAAGGCGTCCTACTACAAGCTGTCCAACCTGACCGCGATCATCGACATCAACCGGCTCGGCCAGCGCGGGGAGACCGACCTCGGCTGGAACGTAGCGGCGTACGAGCGCCGCTGCGAGGCGTTCGGCGCGCATGTGATCACGATCGACGGTCACAGCCTGAACGAGATCGACGCGGCGTTCTCCGCTGCCCAGGACGCCGCGGACCCCGGGCAGCCGACCGTGATCCTGGCCAAGACGATCAAGGGCCGCGGGTTTTCCGAGATCGAGAACAAGGACGGCTGGCACGGCAAGGCGCTGCCGCCGGACATGGGCAAGCGGGCGATCGCCGATCTCGGCGGCGTGCGTCACCAGGTGGTCCGCGGGCCGCTGCCCGAGGCGGCGGCTCCCGGCCCCGTCCCGGCCAAGCCCGGCACGGCAGCGCGGCCATCAGCCCCGCCCCCTGCGCCGCCGGTCTACGAGGTGGGCCAGAGCGTCGCGACACGCAAAGCCTACGGCGACGCGCTGGCGGCGCTCGGCGCCCGCGACGACCGCGTCGTGGCACTGGACAGCGAGGTGAGCAACTCGACGCACGCCGACGAGTTCGCGCACGCATTCCCTGACAGGTACTTCGAGATGTTCATCGCCGAGCAGCAGATGATCGCCTCGGCCACGGGGCTCGCGGTCCGTGGGTACAAGGCGTTCGCATCCACCTTCGCGGCGTTCTTCACCCGCGCCTACGACTTCATCCGGATGGGAGCGATCTCCGGAGTGAGCCTGAGGCTCGCCGGCTCGCACGCGGGCGTGGAGATCGGCCCGGACGGGCCGTCGCAGATGGCGCTGGAGGACCTGGCGATGATGCGCGCAGTGCACGGGTCCACAGTCCTGTACCCCAGCGACGGGACCAGCACGGCCGCGCTGGTGGCAGAGATGGCCGACACACCGGGCATCAGCTACCTGCGCACCACCCGCGGCGGCTACCCGGTGCTCTACCCGGCAGGCGAGAAGTTCCCCGCGGGCGGGCCCAAGGTCCTCCGCTCCAGCGGAACCGACCAGGTGACACTGATCGGCGCCGGCGTGACGCTGCACGGATGCCTGCACGCAGCGTCGATGCTCGCCGCCGATGGCATCGCGGCGCGGGTCATCGACCTGTACTTCGTGAAGCCGGTCGACACCCGGACGCTGGTGGCGGCGGCGGAAGCGACGACGGGCCGCATCGTGGTGGCAGAAGACCACCACCCGGAGGGCGGCCTCGGGCCGGCCGTCGCAGACACGCTGCTCGCCGCAGGTCAGCAGAACCTGCGCCTGACACACCTTGCCGTCCGCGACATGCCCGGCTCCGGCTCGGAGCGAACTGCTCGCCTGGGCCGGCATCGACGCGGACGCCATCGCGGCGACAGCCCGCAAGCTGCTGGGCAACTGACGGACTCCCCCCGGCCAGGACACGGCCGGCACCCGGTACGGGCACGCGCACCCGACCAGCGCCTGATTCCATGA